In a single window of the Tellurirhabdus bombi genome:
- the lpdA gene encoding dihydrolipoyl dehydrogenase, producing MQYDVIVIGSGPGGYVAAIRCAQLGLKTAIVEKYKTLGGTCLNVGCIPSKALLDSSEHFYNAAHTFAEHGIKLADLQVDLPQMIKRKEGVVEANVTGIQFLMKKNKITVHQGFGSFVDANTLNVKKDDGSDEQITGKNFIIATGSKPSSFPSMPIDKKRVITSTEALTLTEVPKHLIVIGAGVIGAELGSVYARIGSKVSFVEFADSMIPTMDKTMGKELQKAVKKLGTDFYFSHKVTSVENTGEGVIVKADTPKGEQITLEGDYCLVSVGRRPYTDNLNLEAAGLAADSRGRIEVDDHLQTKVSHIYAIGDVIRGAMLAHKAEEEGVFAAETIAGQKPHINYRLIPGVVYTWPEVASVGFTEEELKQEGKAYKSGSFPYKALGRARASMDTDGLVKVLADKQTDEILGVHIIGARAADMIAEAVVAMEFRASAEDIGRISHAHPTYTEAIKEACLAATENRALHM from the coding sequence ATGCAATACGATGTCATTGTAATCGGTTCAGGTCCCGGTGGTTACGTAGCGGCTATCCGCTGTGCCCAACTTGGTCTTAAAACCGCAATCGTTGAAAAATATAAGACGCTGGGCGGTACTTGCCTAAACGTCGGCTGTATTCCTTCTAAAGCTTTACTTGATTCGTCCGAACACTTTTACAACGCTGCCCATACCTTCGCTGAACACGGCATCAAATTAGCCGATCTGCAAGTGGATCTCCCCCAGATGATCAAGCGGAAAGAGGGCGTAGTCGAAGCGAATGTTACCGGTATTCAATTCCTGATGAAAAAGAACAAAATTACAGTTCATCAGGGGTTCGGTTCATTTGTGGATGCGAATACCCTGAACGTCAAAAAGGACGATGGCAGCGATGAGCAGATTACGGGCAAGAACTTTATCATTGCAACGGGGTCAAAACCGTCTTCGTTTCCGTCGATGCCCATCGACAAAAAACGGGTTATTACCTCAACCGAAGCACTGACGCTGACAGAAGTACCGAAGCACCTGATCGTGATTGGTGCGGGCGTTATCGGCGCTGAGCTGGGTTCGGTTTACGCCCGAATTGGATCAAAAGTATCGTTCGTTGAATTTGCTGATTCGATGATTCCGACGATGGACAAAACCATGGGTAAGGAGTTGCAGAAAGCGGTGAAAAAACTCGGTACTGACTTCTATTTTAGCCACAAAGTAACCAGCGTTGAAAATACCGGCGAAGGCGTTATCGTCAAGGCGGACACCCCCAAAGGTGAGCAAATCACGCTGGAAGGCGACTACTGTCTGGTTTCCGTTGGTCGCCGTCCATACACCGACAATCTGAATCTCGAAGCAGCCGGTCTGGCAGCCGATAGCCGTGGTCGGATTGAAGTAGATGATCACCTTCAGACTAAAGTTTCCCATATTTACGCCATCGGCGATGTAATTCGAGGAGCGATGCTAGCCCACAAAGCGGAAGAAGAAGGCGTTTTTGCTGCTGAAACCATTGCGGGTCAGAAACCACACATCAACTACCGTCTGATCCCGGGCGTCGTCTACACCTGGCCAGAAGTGGCTAGTGTAGGTTTCACTGAAGAAGAATTGAAACAAGAAGGCAAAGCTTACAAATCAGGATCATTTCCATACAAAGCGCTGGGCCGCGCCCGGGCGTCGATGGATACCGATGGTCTGGTGAAGGTCTTAGCCGACAAACAAACCGACGAAATTCTGGGCGTTCACATCATTGGTGCCCGCGCTGCCGACATGATTGCGGAAGCCGTGGTGGCGATGGAATTCCGGGCTTCGGCGGAAGACATTGGCCGGATCTCACACGCTCACCCGACCTATACAGAAGCCATCAAGGAAGCTTGTCTGGCTGCTACTGAAAACCGGGCGCTTCATATGTAA
- a CDS encoding fatty acid desaturase family protein, which translates to MKILGAIHDPVFVAKPQNATDRFFLKYIKDERDLPFVYLTIQITFTMILCGVLLYMPFVTGWLWWVIAFIYTALNNARFKGPFGLMMHCTSHRPLFKNEYKIWNKYQPWVVGPFFGQTPETYYSHHIGMHHAENNLTDDDSSTMAYQRDSLKDFLRYYFDFLFTGLAGLVSYLNWKNRRKLASRAFIGEMTFFAVCIGLSFVNFAATLIVFILPFVIARIIMMLGNWTQHSFIDAKDPGNPYKNSITCINVKYNHKCWNDGYHISHHERPAMHWTEHPVHFQKTLAKYAANKAVVFDGLDYGRIFLCLMQKRYDVLVKHLVNIDSTFKSDEEAIAFLKERTQRIGTPILQAHSRSEKNLRPATVNA; encoded by the coding sequence ATGAAAATACTTGGAGCTATTCATGACCCTGTTTTTGTTGCCAAACCCCAAAACGCGACCGACCGTTTTTTTCTGAAGTACATCAAAGATGAACGAGATTTGCCGTTTGTCTATCTAACCATTCAGATTACCTTCACAATGATTTTGTGCGGTGTTCTGCTTTATATGCCTTTTGTAACGGGCTGGCTTTGGTGGGTTATTGCCTTTATTTATACAGCACTGAATAACGCTCGCTTCAAGGGCCCTTTTGGCTTGATGATGCACTGCACAAGCCACCGACCGTTGTTTAAAAATGAGTATAAGATTTGGAATAAATACCAGCCGTGGGTTGTAGGGCCCTTTTTCGGACAGACACCGGAAACGTATTATAGTCATCATATTGGCATGCACCATGCCGAAAATAACCTTACTGACGATGACAGCAGCACAATGGCTTACCAGCGCGACAGCCTGAAAGATTTCCTGCGTTATTATTTTGACTTTCTGTTTACAGGCTTAGCTGGACTCGTTAGCTACCTGAACTGGAAGAACCGGCGAAAACTGGCGAGTCGGGCTTTCATTGGCGAGATGACTTTTTTTGCGGTTTGTATTGGGCTGAGCTTTGTCAATTTTGCGGCTACCCTGATTGTTTTTATTCTGCCTTTCGTAATTGCCCGAATCATTATGATGCTGGGTAACTGGACGCAACACTCTTTTATCGATGCCAAAGATCCAGGGAATCCCTACAAAAACAGCATTACCTGCATCAATGTAAAGTATAACCATAAGTGCTGGAACGACGGCTACCACATTAGCCACCATGAGCGCCCGGCCATGCACTGGACCGAACACCCTGTTCATTTCCAAAAGACGCTGGCTAAGTATGCCGCTAACAAAGCGGTCGTCTTTGATGGATTGGATTACGGACGAATATTTTTATGTCTGATGCAAAAACGGTATGATGTTCTGGTGAAGCATCTCGTCAATATTGACAGCACGTTTAAAAGCGATGAGGAAGCCATTGCTTTTCTAAAAGAACGGACCCAGCGCATTGGGACGCCAATTCTTCAAGCCCACAGTCGCTCAGAGAAAAATCTAAGGCCCGCTACGGTAAATGCCTAA